From Actinosynnema mirum DSM 43827, a single genomic window includes:
- a CDS encoding ATP-binding SpoIIE family protein phosphatase → MNQFLPVTEDVAWVRVEETAQVGRARRAATALAEQLGFPGARVAEIGLAVTEIGTNLLKHAREGQVLVRSLRAVDQAAVEVLSLDSGPGIPDVDLALLDGESSTGTLGLGMGAVARAADTCALSSSPRGTALVARFHPRRGPLSDIPDDTASGVTRAIGGEEECGDAWAVRRDADRLVLMMCDGSGHGPLAASASREAVRVFRNHPSTSPQDLVTHLHAALRGTRGGAVAVAELDLAARTARFCGLGNIAASVLTADRKQGMVSAPGVAGYQARVIRTFDYPLPEGAVVVLHSDGLTERWGPDPDLLSGPPLLAAAALLRDAGVRRDDAGVLVAKT, encoded by the coding sequence GTGAACCAGTTCCTCCCGGTCACCGAGGACGTCGCCTGGGTGCGCGTCGAGGAGACCGCCCAGGTGGGCCGGGCCCGCAGGGCCGCCACCGCCCTGGCCGAGCAGCTCGGCTTCCCCGGAGCCAGGGTCGCCGAGATCGGCCTCGCCGTCACCGAGATCGGCACGAACCTGCTCAAGCACGCCCGCGAGGGCCAGGTCCTGGTGCGCTCGCTGCGCGCCGTCGACCAGGCCGCCGTCGAGGTGCTCTCGCTGGACTCCGGCCCCGGCATCCCCGACGTCGACCTCGCGCTGCTCGACGGCGAGTCCAGCACCGGCACCCTGGGCCTGGGCATGGGCGCGGTGGCGCGCGCCGCCGACACCTGCGCGCTGTCCTCCAGCCCGCGCGGCACCGCGCTGGTCGCCCGCTTCCACCCGCGGCGCGGCCCGCTGTCCGACATCCCCGACGACACCGCGTCCGGCGTCACCAGGGCCATCGGGGGCGAGGAGGAGTGCGGCGACGCGTGGGCCGTGCGCCGCGACGCCGACCGGCTCGTCCTGATGATGTGCGACGGCTCCGGCCACGGCCCGCTGGCCGCGTCCGCCTCCCGCGAGGCCGTGCGGGTCTTCCGCAACCACCCGAGCACCTCCCCGCAGGACCTCGTCACCCACCTGCACGCCGCCCTGCGCGGCACCAGGGGCGGCGCCGTCGCGGTCGCCGAGCTCGACCTGGCCGCCCGCACGGCCCGGTTCTGCGGCCTCGGCAACATCGCCGCGTCCGTGCTCACCGCCGACCGCAAGCAGGGAATGGTTTCGGCACCCGGTGTCGCGGGGTACCAGGCGCGCGTCATCCGAACGTTCGACTACCCGCTGCCGGAGGGGGCCGTGGTCGTGCTGCACTCCGACGGCCTCACCGAGCGGTGGGGGCCCGATCCGGACCTGCTGTCCGGTCCGCCGCTGCTCGCCGCCGCCGCGCTGCTGCGCGACGCGGGCGTGCGCCGCGACGACGCGGGCGTCCTCGTGGCCAAGACGTGA
- a CDS encoding ATP-binding response regulator, whose product MSPERAPDGVEGLLRLAVSADPDVFLLRQRGREVAAGIGMDGQDQIRVASALSDLGRELVRRSEPATVLFGLRADPRPALVIEFGWTGGPATGPGWDTVRRFMDVVAADENGTRVTLVKELSQGRLPPTAEEVGRLRRELAAAAGGDALDELRTQNQELLETLEQLAAQSQELEQLNSELEDTNRGVMALYKELSDELEQTNQGVVALYAELEEKSTQLREAAEARTRFWSTISHELRSPVNSVVGLTRLLAAPGSDPLTEEQRRQVTLVNQAGETLLALVNELMDTAKAESGSLRPRPTPVDLPLVVAQLRGALQTTARTPDVALVVDAPADLPVLVTDETMLVRILRNLLSNGLKFTERGEVRLTVRPDGTGPEPGLRFTVADTGIGIPAEEQQRVFEEFYQVANKLQVGASGTGLGLPYARKLARILGGDLVLTSAPGVGTKVELRLPLGTEDAQPVGTALVVDADGDNRALLTAALDGIADRVAVSADGRDALASARAEVPGLVLLSCDTPLVSGSEVLSVLRQDAVLRGVPVVVTCPDADSAVERTVSRLGAVVLPLAGLTGETVRRAVRDARAAVRALVVSESSARATLPPLGARSLPPGARTLPPGTPR is encoded by the coding sequence GTGAGCCCCGAACGGGCTCCCGACGGCGTCGAGGGGCTGCTGCGCCTGGCCGTGTCGGCCGATCCGGACGTGTTCCTGCTGCGCCAGCGCGGCCGCGAGGTCGCCGCGGGCATCGGCATGGACGGCCAGGACCAGATCCGGGTCGCCTCCGCCCTCAGCGACCTCGGCCGCGAGCTGGTCCGCCGCTCCGAACCGGCCACCGTGCTGTTCGGGCTGCGCGCCGACCCGAGGCCCGCGCTGGTCATCGAGTTCGGCTGGACCGGCGGCCCGGCCACCGGTCCCGGCTGGGACACGGTGCGGCGGTTCATGGACGTGGTCGCGGCCGACGAGAACGGCACTCGGGTGACGCTGGTCAAGGAGCTGTCCCAGGGCAGGCTCCCACCCACTGCCGAGGAGGTGGGTCGTCTGCGTCGCGAACTTGCCGCCGCAGCCGGCGGCGACGCGTTGGACGAGCTGCGGACCCAGAACCAGGAGCTCCTGGAGACCCTGGAGCAGTTGGCGGCCCAGAGCCAGGAGCTGGAGCAGCTCAACTCGGAGCTGGAGGACACCAACCGGGGCGTCATGGCCCTGTACAAGGAGCTGTCCGACGAGCTGGAGCAGACCAACCAGGGCGTGGTGGCCCTGTACGCGGAGCTGGAGGAGAAGTCCACCCAGCTGCGCGAGGCCGCCGAGGCCCGCACCCGCTTCTGGTCCACGATCAGCCACGAGCTGCGCTCCCCGGTGAACTCCGTGGTCGGGCTGACCCGGCTGCTGGCCGCGCCCGGCTCCGACCCGCTCACCGAGGAGCAGCGCCGCCAGGTCACCCTGGTCAACCAGGCGGGGGAGACCCTGCTGGCGCTGGTCAACGAGCTGATGGACACGGCCAAGGCCGAGTCGGGCAGCCTGCGGCCCCGGCCGACCCCGGTGGACCTGCCGCTGGTGGTCGCGCAGCTGCGCGGCGCACTGCAGACCACCGCGCGCACCCCGGACGTGGCGCTGGTCGTCGACGCGCCCGCCGACCTGCCGGTGCTGGTCACCGACGAGACGATGCTGGTGCGCATCCTGCGGAACCTGCTGTCCAACGGGCTGAAGTTCACCGAGCGCGGCGAGGTGCGGCTGACCGTGCGCCCGGACGGGACGGGCCCTGAGCCGGGGCTGCGGTTCACCGTGGCCGACACCGGCATCGGCATCCCGGCCGAGGAGCAGCAGCGGGTGTTCGAGGAGTTCTACCAGGTCGCGAACAAGCTCCAGGTCGGCGCGAGCGGCACGGGCCTCGGCCTGCCGTACGCCCGCAAGCTCGCCCGCATCCTGGGCGGCGACCTGGTGCTGACCAGCGCGCCCGGCGTGGGCACGAAGGTGGAGCTGCGCCTGCCGCTGGGCACCGAGGACGCGCAGCCCGTGGGCACCGCGCTGGTCGTGGACGCCGACGGCGACAACCGGGCGCTGCTGACCGCCGCGCTGGACGGCATCGCCGACCGGGTCGCGGTGTCGGCCGACGGCCGCGACGCCCTCGCCTCCGCCCGCGCCGAGGTGCCCGGACTGGTGCTGCTGTCCTGCGACACGCCGCTGGTCAGCGGCAGCGAGGTGCTGTCGGTGCTGCGGCAGGACGCGGTGCTGCGCGGCGTCCCGGTCGTGGTGACCTGCCCGGACGCGGACAGCGCCGTCGAGCGCACGGTGTCGCGCCTGGGCGCGGTCGTGCTGCCCCTGGCGGGCCTGACCGGCGAGACCGTGCGGCGGGCGGTGCGCGACGCGCGCGCGGCCGTGCGCGCCCTGGTCGTGTCCGAGTCGTCCGCGCGCGCCACCCTCCCGCCCCTCGGCGCGCGCTCGCTGCCGCCCGGAGCCC
- a CDS encoding anti-sigma regulatory factor: MTTPVGSPDLQPISGDDDVVRVRQLVRNYAQKVKLSLVDQTKLVTAASELARNTLVYGGGGRASVEVVTDGRRQGVRAAFTDEGPGIPDLTLALADGWSSGKGMGLGLSGARRLVDQFDLDTEVGRGTSVTVVKWKR; this comes from the coding sequence GTGACCACGCCCGTGGGGTCCCCCGACCTCCAGCCCATCTCGGGTGACGACGACGTGGTGCGGGTGCGCCAGCTCGTGCGCAACTACGCCCAGAAGGTCAAGCTCTCCCTGGTCGACCAGACCAAGCTGGTCACCGCCGCGAGCGAGCTCGCCCGCAACACCCTGGTCTACGGCGGCGGCGGGCGCGCCAGCGTGGAGGTCGTCACCGACGGCCGCCGCCAGGGCGTGCGCGCCGCCTTCACCGACGAGGGGCCCGGCATCCCCGACCTCACGCTCGCCCTGGCCGACGGCTGGAGCAGCGGCAAGGGCATGGGCCTCGGACTGTCCGGCGCGCGCAGGCTCGTCGACCAGTTCGACCTCGACACCGAGGTCGGCCGGGGCACCAGCGTGACCGTCGTCAAGTGGAAGCGGTGA
- a CDS encoding STAS domain-containing protein, whose translation MVERVPILKIGDVLLVSIQIDLQDQSVLALQEDLAEKISATGAHGVVIDISAVEIVDSFIGRMFATIASISKLFDADTVVVGMRPAVAITLVELGLTLGGVRTALDLERGMKILGVLGRQRRGER comes from the coding sequence ATGGTCGAGCGCGTCCCGATCCTCAAGATCGGCGACGTCCTGCTGGTGTCGATCCAGATCGACCTGCAGGACCAGAGCGTCCTCGCGCTCCAGGAGGACCTCGCCGAGAAGATCAGCGCGACCGGCGCGCACGGCGTGGTCATCGACATCTCCGCGGTGGAGATCGTCGACTCGTTCATCGGCCGCATGTTCGCCACCATCGCCTCGATCTCCAAGCTGTTCGACGCCGACACCGTCGTCGTCGGGATGCGCCCGGCCGTCGCCATCACCCTGGTGGAGCTCGGGCTCACCCTCGGCGGGGTGCGCACGGCCCTCGACCTGGAGCGCGGCATGAAGATCCTCGGAGTGCTCGGCAGGCAGCGCCGAGGCGAGCGGTGA
- a CDS encoding STAS domain-containing protein — translation MVADAGHENRHRLTGLLRDNAATITTRWVDSVLEQIRGRVTKAELERDFGELFTALLHVTEDQAHYLAPDRSAEVKALLEDMSRTRARQGYTPSETASSVFALKRVVFELADELPETDTDLFRQLMGFSQLLDALGLITFETYARAREEIIQEQSEQLLELTTPVVKIWEGILAVPLVGTLDSARTQVVMEKLLEALVETGSEHAIIDITGVLAVDTQVAQHLLKTVVAARLMGAECTISGIRPQIAQTIVALGIEFGDITTKASLSDALRHALRREGVEVTRDRSSR, via the coding sequence GTGGTTGCGGACGCAGGGCATGAGAACAGACACCGCCTGACCGGGTTGTTGAGGGACAACGCGGCAACGATCACCACCAGGTGGGTCGACTCGGTGCTCGAGCAGATCCGGGGTCGGGTGACCAAGGCGGAGCTGGAGCGGGACTTCGGGGAGCTGTTCACCGCCCTGCTGCACGTCACCGAGGACCAGGCGCACTACCTGGCCCCCGACCGCAGCGCCGAGGTCAAGGCGCTGCTGGAGGACATGTCGCGCACCCGCGCCCGGCAGGGGTACACCCCGTCGGAGACCGCGTCGAGCGTCTTCGCCCTCAAGCGCGTGGTCTTCGAGCTGGCCGACGAGCTGCCCGAGACCGACACGGACCTGTTCCGCCAGCTGATGGGCTTCTCGCAGCTGCTGGACGCGCTGGGCCTGATCACCTTCGAGACCTACGCCCGCGCCCGCGAGGAGATCATCCAGGAGCAGTCCGAGCAGCTCCTGGAGCTCACCACCCCCGTGGTGAAGATCTGGGAGGGCATCCTGGCCGTGCCGCTGGTCGGCACCCTGGACTCCGCGCGCACCCAGGTCGTGATGGAGAAGCTCCTGGAGGCGCTGGTCGAGACCGGCTCCGAGCACGCCATCATCGACATCACCGGCGTGCTGGCCGTGGACACCCAGGTCGCCCAGCACCTGCTCAAGACCGTCGTCGCCGCCCGCCTGATGGGCGCGGAGTGCACCATCTCCGGCATCCGCCCGCAGATCGCCCAGACGATCGTGGCGCTGGGCATCGAGTTCGGCGACATCACCACCAAGGCATCCCTGTCCGACGCGCTGCGGCACGCGCTGCGCCGCGAGGGCGTCGAGGTCACCCGCGATCGGAGCAGCCGGTGA
- a CDS encoding acetoacetate decarboxylase family protein: MDYPPEPWDLHGHGCASLWAVRSTPPLPDGVRPVRVLGRSLVVTGFVAYLPGSLLPYNELLAAVLVRRGWRLGLTITHIWVDSEPSRAGARAMWGIPKELADLDVTRLSGDAEGIGAARLVPKGATLPVKAALPLWQSLGGRTTRTPFRASGRAMPTRLEWRFAAKGPLGWLLPHRPLLGAVIPEFRMRFGSDRADDRAGDRAGGRG; the protein is encoded by the coding sequence ATGGACTACCCACCGGAACCCTGGGACCTGCACGGGCACGGCTGCGCCTCGCTCTGGGCGGTCAGGTCCACCCCGCCGCTGCCCGACGGCGTGCGCCCGGTGCGCGTGCTCGGCCGGTCGCTGGTCGTCACCGGGTTCGTCGCCTACCTGCCCGGCAGCCTGCTGCCCTACAACGAGTTGCTCGCCGCCGTCCTGGTCCGCAGGGGCTGGCGGCTCGGCCTGACCATCACCCACATCTGGGTGGACAGCGAGCCGTCCAGGGCGGGCGCCCGCGCCATGTGGGGAATCCCCAAGGAGCTGGCCGACCTGGACGTCACCCGCCTCTCCGGCGACGCCGAGGGCATCGGCGCGGCCCGCCTGGTGCCCAAGGGCGCCACGCTCCCGGTCAAGGCCGCCCTGCCGCTGTGGCAGAGCCTGGGCGGGCGCACCACCCGCACCCCGTTCCGGGCGAGCGGCCGGGCCATGCCCACCCGGCTGGAGTGGCGGTTCGCCGCCAAGGGCCCCCTCGGCTGGCTCCTGCCGCACCGCCCGCTGCTCGGCGCGGTCATCCCGGAGTTCCGGATGCGCTTCGGCAGCGACCGGGCAGACGACCGGGCAGGAGACCGCGCGGGCGGCAGGGGCTGA